Proteins encoded in a region of the Podarcis muralis chromosome 2, rPodMur119.hap1.1, whole genome shotgun sequence genome:
- the PRR13 gene encoding proline-rich protein 13: MWNPNAGQPGTYPGAAYPPNPSYPAGFNPAHPPPVNPAFPPGPVPVGPYPGPPAGIPGQPAYPPGHSILPPYAGHQPGYPVPPGGPYPPPAPGMPGGMGVNPLLPGAVAMGTHGMDKKAAKKMKKKMKKAHKMNKPHKHHKMHGKHSSSSSSSSDSD; the protein is encoded by the exons ATGTGGAATCCCAATGCAG GCCAGCCAGGCACCTACCCAGGAGCTGCCTACCCTCCCAACCCTTCTTATCCAGCGGGCTTcaaccctgcccacccccctcctgtgaatcctgcctttcccccaggtCCGGTACCTGTTGGCCCATATCCTGGGCCCCCAGCAGGGATCCCCGGGCAACCTGCATACCCACCAGGTCATTCTATCCTGCCCCCGTACGCTGGACATCAACCTGGTTACCCTGTCCCCCCTGGCGGTCCTTACCCCCCACCTGCCCCGGGTATGCCTGGAGGGATGGGGGTGAATCCTTTGCTGCCTGGGGCTGTTGCCATGGGGACCCATGGGATGGATAAGAAGGCAgcgaagaagatgaagaagaagatgaagaaggcacacaagatgaacaagcCACACAAGCACCACAAGATGCATGGGAAG cactcctcctcctcttccagcagCAGCGACTCCGACTGA